In Plasmodium gaboni strain SY75 chromosome 14, whole genome shotgun sequence, one genomic interval encodes:
- a CDS encoding putative lysine--tRNA ligase, translating into MKKKKKPYIILLFLLFQLNIFLSFSIFLCNSISFKNNKKNQNNFFFVPNKGIGIICNKRKTEKHFSLYNHGKEFHERVKKLHILSDVLNIDAYPSTFIKRNIKIDDLKKKFEHLKDGERDDKIYVIYGRVTVKRNNGMFMNIQDDEGNIQIYLDESLPIKGKKNDNKKINNNKIEEEPNQYHMNNNTASSILSNNNKTNKNDNVINDQSYNEKYETHNNQIMARKIIELGDFVAVKGFVRKTLRGEITLHAKDIYILTKSLLPLPDKYKGMKDVEYKYRKRYLDFLTNNDQKDKIKTRYDIIQEIRKYLLKRNFLEVDTPILQLIPGGATAKPFETYLKSLNLLLYLRISPELFLKKLIVSGISEQIFELSKCFRNEGLSSIHNPEFTMLEIYKSYTNYKYMMNFVEKIIKHLFKKFPYLSYMNSSNSNTKEKKNNNMNNKWKKISFIKIIKDYTSINFLKLSFDEAYNEANKLNIYFDQPKEQLNWGLIVEEVFKKKVEPYLPNEPIHIYHLPSDTSPLAKTLTKNTRLSERFETYIGQMEIANGYSEEANALIQEKKFLSQIALKNIIKTNEKNIHIPTTSSNDQHKSNHNETHQNIKEVSNKDNTTNIYDENKNSDNNQIDYDYITALAHGLPPTGGLGIGIDRLCMLFTNTNSIKNIVSFPIIKPHGKE; encoded by the coding sequence atgaaaaagaagaaaaagccatatataattctcctatttttattgttccaattaaatatatttttgtccttttcaatttttctttgtaattccatttcttttaaaaataataaaaagaatcaaaataattttttttttgttccAAATAAGGGTATAGGtataatatgtaataaaagaaaaacagAAAAACATTTTTCTTTGTATAATCATGGAAAAGAATTTCATGAAAGAGTAAAGaaattacatattttatcaGATGTTTTAAATATTGATGCTTATCCATCCacttttataaaaagaaatataaagatagatgatctaaaaaaaaaattcgAACATTTAAAAGATGGAGAAAGGgatgataaaatatatgtaatatatgGCAGAGTAACAGTAAAACGAAATAATGGTATGTTTATGAACATACAAGATGATGAAGgaaatatacaaatatatttagaTGAAAGTTTACCTAttaaaggaaaaaaaaatgataataaaaagataaataataataaaatagaagAAGAACCAAATCAATATCATATGAACAATAATACAGCTTCATCCATTTTATCTAACAATAACAAAACAAATAAGAACGATAATGTAATAAATGATCAAAgttataatgaaaaatatgagACACATAATAATCAAATAATGGCAAGGAAAATTATTGAACTTGGTGATTTTGTAGCTGTAAAAGGTTTTGTTCGAAAAACGCTAAGAGGTGAAATAACATTACACGCCAaagatatttatatacttACCAAATCTTTATTACCATTACcagataaatataaaggaATGAAAGATGtagaatataaatatagaaaacGATACTTAGATTTTTTAACTAACAATGATCAAAAAGATAAGATAAAAACACGATATGATATAATCCAagaaataagaaaatatttattaaaacGTAATTTTCTTGAAGTTGATACTCCTATATTACAATTAATACCAGGAGGAGCTACAGCAAAACCATTTGAAACTTATTTGAAATCTTTAAatttacttttatatttacgTATATCTCCggaattatttttaaaaaaattaattgTAAGTGGAATCTCAGAACAAATATTTGAATTAAGTAAATGTTTTCGTAATGAAGGTTTAAGTTCTATACATAATCCAGAATTTACCATGttagaaatatataaatcttatactaattataaatatatgatgaattttgttgaaaaaataataaaacacctttttaaaaaattccCTTATCTTTCATATATGAATTCATCAAATTCGAAcacaaaagaaaaaaaaaataataatatgaacaataaatggaaaaaaatatcattCATTAAAATCATAAAAGATTATACAtcaattaattttttaaaactCTCATTTGATGAAGCATATAATGAAGCTAATaaattaaacatatattttgatCAACCAAAAGAACAATTAAATTGGGGATTAATTGTAGAAGAAgttttcaaaaaaaaagttgAACCATATTTACCAAATGAACctatacatatatatcacTTACCATCTGATACATCACCACTAGCCAAAACATTAACCAAAAACACTAGATTATCCGAAAGATTTGAAACATATATAGGACAAATGGAAATAGCTAATGGATATTCTGAAGAAGCTAATGCTTTAATAcaggaaaaaaaattccTTTCTCAAATTGCCTTGAAAAATATCATTaaaacaaatgaaaaaaatattcatattcCTACAACTTCTTCTAATGATCAACATAAAAGTAATCATAATGAAACTCATCAAAACATTAAGGAAGTATCTAATAAAGACAATACaactaatatatatgatgaaaataagaatagtgataataatcaaatagattatgattatataacaGCTTTGGCTCATGGATTACCACCAACAGGAGGACTAGGAATTGGTATTGATCGTTTGTGTATGTTATTTACTAATACAAATTCgattaaaaatattgtatCATTTCCAATCATAAAACCGCATGGgaaagaataa